A single Amia ocellicauda isolate fAmiCal2 chromosome 9, fAmiCal2.hap1, whole genome shotgun sequence DNA region contains:
- the prrc2b gene encoding protein PRRC2B isoform X3 — MSDRLGQITKAKDGKSKYSSLSLFDKYKGKSIETQKTTVVPRHGLQSLGKVAIARRMPPPAHLPSLKSENKGNDPNVIIVPKDGTGWANKQEQPDQKSSTASIIQQQESQPQPALQKSVSNLQKQTPAASQENTNTGGPKQWAQLNGKAVEQGGLKASNRLQPFSHEEFPTLKAAGEQDKAGKERSVFDLSYGPGPSLRPQNVTSWREGGGRNLHPVTSAAALSSEPEGKSSGPGEVAPPISSTSSSSTSSAAIAAAAPPATAAIAATTTIAATITATAPPAPETKEPSLRPAQPIRRGTTPAPPYLAQQHHPTTTYHDMLPAFMCPKESRDSTVSSEHGPPSVAAPVRFEARPTFKPQFQPSEPVNGELRRENRFARGPGRSSRPIRRPGDRAPRPAIINPEDLKDLDELDNDCDDGWAGLHEEVDYSEKLKFSDDEDEHASGEKKNKWVEWEYRRDRQSSLSSGEGVYSRDLPEEEAGWIDPLAARGPHRFQEPQPPRKANGWVGPAETQLTEAELIGCAQVQQKAPPSVRRRESVEEKEERPVPRGKFVSPEISEAVERARRRREEEERRAREERLAACAEKLKKLDEKFGKTDKTKTEGSLKDLDFKGVQEPPSPSKDSKLSQENWQYGTKETIEVPSDHYSSQDYPEDEVPGSNYRSEDDGPEPTSPLPDYGKYQKTLPPRFQKQQQHQQEQVYKMQHWQQGHPPQSGTAHPQRSYYPPHVLGFDPRWMMMPPYMDPRMAQGRSPVDYYPPPVHSTGMMKPMMQQEHLHSPGSASDESCHPAMLQERRAPSTEPYPPWGQDSYPPAPARSFTPPYQRQHENREMSRADESRSERTCSQQDTYEERVEEYGEIPSEDLSHPGYRQSRKPDGVFSSSHKKAGHDQEGRQHEAVAPSNQNRSHSGDSEYLKTERQSESKELGYRHHKDGLESRDEGFDTAGKEKSFGADFWRNDGLQKKDSGPSSQWSDSGSNTSSSQPQESTGRTLTRRTGPIKKPVLKALKVEDKENEKPKAEIEEKPAPYKFKDKEVPSNCYDLKKDLCLPLSTKYSVSTALVTPEDKYPPPSMAEKSPESSADDEQKENCWESKSQPREARDAGDPPAPRRNNWIFIDEEQAFGGVRGAGRGRGRGFREFSARGGRGGRGENSRGGYNGQRVSRGRNLREFTKPDDIQRGKPRRRNVSETLSETSEYEELPKRRRQKGSENSGDVVYSDSGNVRKVDSKDSWRSNKVYTDEQGSGSESREKPKSSRGFGRALPPRLTNTGYGRGFASRETATWRGRGGQFAGGPVQENGYGPGTETFSRRPQEREPLKYAQKYTGTFAENGFEDRGEDYYIDGDNPDNRPLRRRRPPRQDKPPRFRRLRQETQVGTQWNSEEQINGDFSNSWLSRPKGEENGAPLHSGTRTRELSYQDQANDDWETASESSDFNDRREKRLGLIRSEMPSESGHGEAGAGEKRELSKRSFSSQRPLVERQHRKGDPTGLGDKMSQSIETQSRNESWQSGVSPNSKRVSEEAASGLNSGSVYSVDKSVRTEDVSQNSASEPSNKKPEKELKPGISKSEKAEPLSQYDLNSYPMENEQGVAVPSGEGFTEILSKKQRRQQEEERRKKEQGAPVPVKNRVIASKIPPRFAKKQGSISMDQPEEGLSTSNLGTEIWENSSTALSVQSTAGDSWTKPVSFTGTETNEVFKGSQTDSGIDLSAESQGSSANSSQRSSPYGTLKPEEINGSTPAEPKPDGLKDLPPKHMEKKDSDATPEQSKEHKPGPIGNERSLKHRKGSEGIERLEGNMQPVNGVDIHVENVIPVPPIEFGVSAKDSDFSLPPGSTPVPVSNPVTKLQDALASNAALTQAIPMLRRDLQQGINLNPISFPSADLTLKMESARKAWENSQSLPEQGSPGAAGSGTQPPCSVGSSSGVSYSSFGGVSMPPMPVASVAPSVSMQGSHIPPLYLDGHVFPSQPRLVPPTMPQQQSYQQVGREAQFASAAAAQQIPISLHTSLQAQAQLGLRGGLPVSQSQEMYNSIPSFRSQVYMHPNLSQPNAMVLSGGAPMKGHYSAFPGMQPSDMVKTQSGSHYQPMNGNQTLVYDGQMNQAAGMGTSQLMDSQLIQVTMPMPGSQLRYGSAQQHLILPQSIQLQQGQNLPVGAPRRIIPPGSQPPVMTASRETSQMEMKGFQFPDKSNHSPGMSAASAPNPNSYRPGSASPSGKPSGPGGPANVAPLPAHYAQQVPPPQGSMMMHMRPPTTGPFPNPIQRPVMQMNKTVIIRSPQYPSPGRDPPPSVSPAHSTDSVKGTEEGMKTKPRDVLQSSSDGKGQAGMAKLQEPQASGQMKPVRTGAIKPQSVKADEGKA, encoded by the exons TTCTACTGCATCAATAATACAGCAGCAGGAGTCGCAGCCGCAGCCGGCTTTGCAGAAATCTGTCTCCAATCTTCAGAAACAGACACCAGCAGCCAGCCAGGAG AACACAAATACAGGTGGACCAAAACAATGGGCCCAGCTGAATGGAAAGGCAGTAGAACAAGGTG GTTTAAAGGCCTCAAACCGACTGCAGCCCTTCTCTCACGAGGAATTTCCGACGCTGAAGGCAGCTGGAGAACAGGACAAGGCTGGCAAGGAAAGAAGCGTCTTCGATCTGTCGTATGGGCCCGGACCAAGCCTCCGCCCGCAGA ATGTGACGAGCTGGAGGGAGGGTGGCGGGAGGAATCTGCACCCTGTGACCTCGGCGGCTGCTCTCTCTTCTGAGCCCGAAGGGAAGAGCAGCGGCCCAGGTGAGGTGGCGCCCCCCATCTCTTccacctcctcttcctccacttCCTCTGCCGccattgctgctgctgccccTCCTGCCACCGCTGCCATCGCCGCCACCACCACCATTGCCGCCACCATCACTGCCACAGCCCCACCAGCCCCCGAAACCAAGGAGCCTTCCCTCCGCCCCGCGCAGCCCATCCGCCGGGGGACGACGCCAGCCCCTCCCTACCTGGCACAGCAGCACCACCCGACCACGACCTACCATGACATGCTGCCTGCTTTC atgTGTCCCAAAGAGTCTCGCGATTCAACAGTTTCCTCTGAGCACGGCCCCCCTTCCGTTGCTGCTCCGGTCCGCTTCGAGGCTCGGCCCACCTTCAAACCACAGTTCCAGCCGTCCGAGCCTGTCAA CGGTGAGCTCAGGAGAGAGAACCGATTTGCCCGTGGGCCTGGACGCTCATCAAGGCCAATCAGGCGCCCTGGGGATCGGGCCCCAAGACCCGCAATCATCAACCCCGAGGATTTGAAGGACCTGGATGAGCTGGACAATGACTGTGACGATGGCTGGGCAG GTCTCCACGAGGAAGTAGATTACAGTGAGAAGTTGAAGTTCAGCGATGATGAAGACGAACATGCATCTGGAGAAAAGAAGAACAAATG GGTTGAATGGGAGTACAGGCGAGATCGTCAGTCATCTCTCAGCTCAGGGGAGGGTGTGTACAGCAGAGACCTACCGGAGGAAGAAGCTGGGTGGATTGATCCGTTGGCAGCCAGGGGGCCCCACAGGTTCCAGGAGCCCCAACCACCGAGGAAGGCCAACGGCTGGGTCGGCCCTGCTGAGACTCAG TTGACTGAGGCTGAGCTGATTGGTTGTGCACAGGTCCAACAGAAGGCCCCTCCCAGTGTGCGGCGGCGGGAGTCTGtcgaggagaaggaggagagacCGGTCCCTCGTGGCAAATTCGTGTCCCCGGAGATCTCTGAGGCAGTGGAGCGAGCACGGCGCCGGCGTGAGGAGGAAGAGAGGCGTGCTCGCGAGGAGCGGCTGGCAGCCTGTGCTGAGAAACTCAAGAAGCTGGACGAGAAGTTTGGCAAGACTGACAAAACGAAAACCGAGGGCTCTCTGAAGGACCTGGACTTCAAAGGTGTGCAGGAGCCTCCGTCGCCCAGCAAGGACTCCAAACTCAGCCAAGAGAACTGGCAGTACGGAACTAAAG AAACAATAGAAGTCCCTTCGGACCATTATTCCAGCCAGGATTACCCCGAAGATGAGGTGCCGGGATCAAATTATCGCAGTGAAGATGATGGCCCAGAACCCACTTCTCCCCTTCCCGATTATGGAAAGTATCAGAAGACGCTCCCTCCTCGCTTCCAAAAGCAGCAGCAACACCAGCAG GAGCAGGTGTATAAAATGCAGCACTGGcagcagggacaccctccccAGTCTGGGACAGCACACCCTCAGCGAAGTTACTACCCCCCGCATGTGCTGGGGTTCGACCCTCGCTGGATGATGATGCCTCCTTACATGGATCCCCGTATGGCACAGGGTCGCTCCCCCGTAGACTACTACCCACCCCCTGTCCACTCGACAG GAATGATGAAGCCCATGATGCAGCAGGAACACCTTCACAGCCCAGGCTCGGCCTCAGACGAGAGCTGCCACCCTGCCATGCTGCAGGAGAGGAGAGCTCCCTCTACCGAGCCCTACCCGCCCTGGGGTCAGGATAGCTACCCCCCTGCCCCAGCCCGCAGCTTCACACCCCCTTACCAGAGACAGCACGAGAACAGGGAGATGAGCCGAGCTGACGAGAG CAGGAGTGAGAGAACTTGCTCCCAGCAAGACACTTATGAGGAACGAGTGGAGGAATATGGTGAAATTCCCTCTGAAGATCTCTCTCATCCAGGATATCGCCAGAGCAGGAAGCCGGACGGGGTTTTCAGTTCGTCCCACAAGAAGGCAGGACATGATCAAGAAGGCAGACAGCACGAAGCAGTCGCCCCCTCCAACCAAAACCGTTCCCATTCAGGAGACTCTGAGTACCTGAAGACCGAGCGACAGAGTGAGTCCAAGGAGCTTGGGTATAGGCATCACAAAGATGGTTTGGAATCTAGAGATGAAGGGTTTGATACCGCGGGGAAGGAGAAGAGTTTTGGGGCCGATTTCTGGAGGAATGACGGCCTTCAGAAGAAAGACAGTGGGCCTTCCTCGCAATGGTCTGACTCAGGCTCCAATACCAGCAGCAGTCAGCCTCAAGAGTCAACGGGGAGAACCCTGACGCGGAGAACCGGCCCCATTAAGAAACCTGTGCTAAAGGCCCTAAAGGTGGAGGATAAGGAAAACGAAAAGCCTAAAGCTGAGATTGAAGAGAAACCCGCCCCCTATAAATTCAAAGACAAAGAAGTCCCTTCTAATTGCTATGATCTGAAAAAGGACTTGTGTCTACCTCTGAGTACCAAATATTCAGTTTCCACTGCACTGGTAACCCCTGAAGACAAGTACCCTCCACCTTCCATGGCAGAGAAGTCTCCTGAAAGCTCTGCTGATGATGAGCAGAAAGAGAACTGTTGGGAGAGCAAGTCCCAGCCAAGAGAAGCCAGAGATGCCGGTGATCCTCCTGCTCCGCGCCGAAACAACTGGATCTTCATCGATGAGGAGCAGGCATTCGGAGGGGTGCGGGGAGCAGGGCGTGGCCGGGGCAGAGGGTTCAGAGAGTTTAGCGCTCGAGGAGGCAGAGGCGGCCGAGGTGAAAACTCGAGGGGAGGCTACAACGGGCAGAGGGTCAGTAGAGGCCGCAACCTACGCGAGTTCACCAAGCCGGATGATATCCAGAGGGGAAAGCCACGTCGGCGTAATGTCAGCGAGACCCTGAGCGAGACCTCGGAGTATGAGGAGCTGCCCAAACGGCGCAGACAGAAGGGCTCAGAAAACAGCGGTGATGTGGTCTATTCTGATTCTGGAAACGTCCGGAAGGTCGACAGCAAGGATTCCTGGAGATCTAACAAGGTCTACACCGATGAGCAGGGCAGCGGCAGTGAGTCCAGGGAGAAGCCCAAGTCCTCGAGAGGTTTCGGTCGTGCTCTGCCTCCTCGGCTTACCAACACCGGGTATGGACGAGGATTTGCATCCAGGGAAACAGCAACTTGGAGAGGCAGGGGTGGGCAGTTTGCAGGTGGTCCTGTCCAAGAAAATGGGTATGGCCCTGGAACGGAGACTTTCTCCAGAAGACCACAAGAAAGAGAACCCCTGAAGTATGCCCAGAAATACACCGGGACTTTCGCGGAGAATGGCTTTGAAGATCGTGGAGAAGATTACTATATAGATGGGGACAATCCCGACAACAGACCCCTTAGACGCCGACGCCCGCCACGCCAGGACAAGCCACCACGGTTCAGACGTCTGAGGCAGGAAACGCAGGTGGGCACGCAGTGGAACAGCGAGGAGCAAATCAACGGGGACTTCTCAAACTCCTGGCTGAGCAGGCCGAAGGGTGAGGAGAATGGGGCCCCCCTTCACTCTGGAACTAGGACCCGTGAGCTTTCATACCAGGACCAGGCCAACGATGACTGGGAGACAGCCTCAGAGAGCAGCGACTTCAATGACAGGAGGGAGAAGCGTCTGGGACTCATTCGGAGCGAGATGCCCTCTGAGTCTGGCCATGGTGAGGCAGGTGCTGGGGAGAAGAGAGAGCTCTCTAAACGCAGTTTCTCCAGCCAGAGGCCCTTGGTGGAAAGACAGCACCGAAAGGGGGACCCAACAGGCCTGGGTGACAAAATGTCCCAGTCAATAGAGACCCAGTCCAGGAATGAGAGCTGGCAGAGTGGAGTGTCTCCCAACAGTAAAAG GGTTTCGGAAGAAGCTGCCTCCGGATTGAACTCTGGttctgtgtacagtgtggataaaTCTGTCAGGACTGAAGATGTCTCGCAGAATAGTGCCTCGGAGCCTTCCAACAAGAAGCCCGAAAAGGAGCTGAAGCCGGGGATCTCAAAAAGTGAAAAGGCCGAACCCTTGTCTCAGTACGACCTAAATAGTTATCCAA tggaaaatgaacaaggaGTTGCAGTGCCCAGTGGTGAGGGCTTCACAGAGATCTTGTCCAAGAAACAACGCCGCCAGCAGGAAGAGGAACGCAGGAAGAAAGAGCAGGGGGCACCG GTGCCAGTGAAAAACCGTGTGATTGCCTCCAAGATCCCTCCCCGCTTTGCAAAGAAGCAGGGCAGCATTTCAATGGACCAGCCAGAAGAGGGCCTCTCCACCAGCAACCTGGGCACGGAGATCTGGGAGAACAGCAGCACAG CTCTGTCTGTTCAGTCCACTGCCGGAGATTCCTGGACCAAGCCAGTGTCCTTTACAGGGACTGAAACAAACGAG GTGTTTAAAGGGAGTCAGACTGACAGTGGGATTGACCTGAGTGCTGAGTCTCAGGGGTCCTCTGCCAACTCCTCCCAAAGAAGTTCCCCTTATGGCACCCTCAAGCCTGAGGAAATCAACGGGTCAACCCCAGCAGAACCAAAACCAGACGGGCTCAAAGACCTCCCTCCCAAGCACATGGAGAAGAAG GATTCAGATGCCACTCCAGAACAGAGCAAAGAGCACAAGCCCGGCCCCATCGGGAACGAGCGATCCCTCAAACACAGGAAGGGCTCCGAGGGCATCGAGAGGCTGGAGGGAAACATGCAGCCCGTGAACGGAGTGGATATTCACGTGGAGAATGTGATCCCAGTCCCACCCATCGAGTTTGGGGTCAGTGCAAAG gaCTCTGACTTCAGCCTCCCTCCTGGATCCACCCCTGTTCCCGTCTCAAACCCAGTGACTAAGTTGCAGGATGCTTTGGCTAGTAAT GCTGCTCTCACTCAGGCAATCCCCATGCTGCGCAGAGACCTGCAGCAGGGCATCAACCTCAACCCTATCTCCTTCCCCAGTGCCGACCTCACCCTCAAG ATGGAGTCGGCGCGCAAGGCCTGGGAGAACTCACAGTCTCTACCCGAGCAGGGCTCCCCGGGGGCGGCAGGCTCCGGCACCCAGCCCCCCTGCAGCGTGGGCTCCTCCAGCGGGGTCAGCTACAGCTCCTTCGGGGGGGTGTCCATGCCTCCCATGCCGGTGGCTTCTGTGGCACCTTCAGTCTCGATGCAAG GCAGCCATATTCCACCTCTCTACCTGGATGGGCACGTCTTTCCCAGCCAGCCCCGCCTCGTTCCTCCCACCATGCCTCAGCAGCAGAGCTACCAGCAGGTAGGGCGGGAGGCGCAGTTTGCTTCG GCGGCCGCGGCCCAACAGATCCCCATCTCCCTGCACACGTCTCTCCAGGCCCAGGCGCAGCTGGGGCTCCGCGGGGGGCTGCCTGTCTCCCAGTCCCAGGAGATGTACAACTCCATCCCATCCTTCAG GTCCCAGGTGTACATGCATCCAAACCTCTCCCAGCCCAATGCCATGGTCCTTTCTGGAGGAGCTCCTATGAAAGGCCATTACTCAGCCTTCCCGGGCATGCAGCCCTCCGATATGGTGAAGACGCAGTCTGGCTCTCATTACCAGCCCATGAATGGAAACCAGACCCTGGTGTACGATGGGCAGATGAACCAGGCGGCAGGGATGGGAACCTCGCAGCTCATGGACTCCCAGCTCATTCAG GTGACCATGCCTATGCCGGGCTCCCAGCTGCGCTACGGTTCTGCCCAGCAACACCTGATTCTGCCCCAGTCCATCCAGCTCCAGCAGGGCCAGAACCTCCCCGTCGGAGCCCCCCGCAGGATCATCCCCCCCGGCTCCCAGCCCCCTGTCATGACCGCAAGTAGGGAG ACATCTCAGATGGAAATGAAAGGCTTTCAGTTTCCAGATAAGTCAAACCATTCTCCTGGCATGTCAGCTGCGTCTGCCCCAAACCCCAACTCCTATAG GCCTGGGTCTGCCAGTCCCAGTGGGAAACCATCAGGTCCTGGGGGACCAGCCAACGTAGCTCCTCTCCCAGCACACTACGCCCAGCAG GTTCCCCCGCCTCAAGGCAGCATGATGATGCACATGCGCCCCCCCACCACCGGCCCCTTCCCCAACCCCATCCAGCGGCCCGTGATGCAGATGAACAAGACCGTGATAATCCGCTCCCCCCAGTACCCCAGCCCTGGCCGAGACCCTCCCCCTTCCGTCTCCCCCGCCCACAGCACTGACTCGGTGAAGGGGACGGAGGAGGGCATGAAG ACTAAACCGCGTGACGTCCTGCAGAGCTCCAGCGACGGAAAGGGACAGGCAGGAATGGCAAAACTGCAGGAGCCTCAAGCCTCGGGTCAAATGAAACCGGTCCGAACCGGAGCCATCAAGCCGCAGTCCGTCAAGGCGGATGAGGGAAAGGCCTAA